The following are encoded in a window of Pygocentrus nattereri isolate fPygNat1 chromosome 5, fPygNat1.pri, whole genome shotgun sequence genomic DNA:
- the dhx57 gene encoding putative ATP-dependent RNA helicase DHX57, with protein MSGRRRGKPNRGGGRVNKPRGGGGGGHGGGGGGRKGASGWDDGDDFNLNLGPSRSCKPPPSRGQGKGAFQGTSHDSSRGRGQGSGQSLPKISSDGRGGSRQGEERRDRIRSEQDHLPLQKIHMTSENQLQVKELLRELQNQEYNTPNSSDCEAEEEEEEYDELDHREDGQFWSTHDDGVECAENGVYAEDYKEETQAKKEPAVSLFALGTLCRYGFDRAQSRQALEGSSGWSNGQGEVGATLEFLLSQMFAERFGSTALGPQVPDPPSRKECVALRQEEALALTAIYGERFCERINDRVWTVILDLLWFTEGRSRSSESTTDGHQTGSSSTQLCKFYLKGGCKFGSRCKFKHQSQTESSGHRDPHGPSQPGFSSNEKPVYQLEVRFQSGSRYPFQPPLAAFSTTDNAIAGAGRLNVTEYLFSQSLTAAQEGEPVVYTLISCLEEDGPIRELLSASHHKYSAPPPVMAPPAVTTRSRGSKSSTNNSMPASTRATSRSTDIPTSAITPIRVRHTEECLNKEDVEDDEEYDEDSEESVPVENESYVNFRKTMGKKAETRAEDILKENRKLCREFTRKSSSRRYSSMQQQRCKLPVWEEKENILRSLDKNQVLVISGMTGCGKTTQIPQFILDDSLSRRQGAVSNIICTQPRRISAIAVATRVAQERAEALGHSTGYQIRLETVRSSSTRLLFCTTGVLLRRLEGDAELRGVTHVIVDEVHERTEESDFLLLVLKDLMMQRSDLKIILMSATLNADLFSQYFQNCPTIHIPGRTFPVEQFFLEDAIAKTRYVIEDGSPYRRSAKQNGPSNQRGKAGKGRPVEDMNDDDGWSFTSFMRKDAVKDSIPDQQLSQQDLTLRYPNYSKSVVKTLAAMDLDKINMDLLESVLEWIVDGDHSFPPGAVLVFLPGLAEIKQLYEQLQSNRMFNNRTAKRCVVYPLHSSLSSEEQQAVFLRPPEGITKIIISTNIAETSVTIDDVVYVIDSGRMKEKRYDASRSMESLEDVWVSRANALQRKGRAGRVASGVCFHLFTSHCFIHHLSQQQLPEIQRIPLEQLCLRIKVLEMFSERTLDSVFSRLIEPPTSGSLEAAKERLCALGALTEAECLTPLGWHLACLPVDVRIGKLMLLGAIFRCLDPALTIAASLAFKSPFVSPWDKREEANESKLSFSLANSDHLALLQAYKGWCSAEHNSSKAGYQYCRENFLSIRGLQEIACLKRQFAELLSDIGFVKDGLKARDIERKSSKGTDGVLEATGYEANLNADNTKLMSAMLCAALYPNVVQVRTPQGKFKQTSKGAVKMQSKAEELRFVTKNDGAVHIHPSSVNFTVRHYDSPYLVYHEKVKTSRVFIRDCTMVCMYPMVLFGGGQVNVELQRGEFIISLDDGWIRFAAASHQVAELVKELRWELDQLLEEKIKNPSMDLITCPRGSRIIQTIVSLISTQ; from the exons ATGAGTggaaggaggagaggaaaacCCAATCGGGGTGGAGGACGGGTTAATAAGcccagaggaggaggaggaggaggacatggAGGGGGTGGTGGAGGGAGGAAAGGAGCCAGTGGCTGGGATGATGGAGATGATTTCAACCTGAATCTTGGACCAAGTCGCTCCTGCAAACCTCCACCAAGTAGAGGGCAAGGGAAGGGTGCTTTTCAAGGCACAAGCCATGACAGCAGTAGAGGCAGGGGACAAGGCAGTGGTCAGAGTTTGCCCAAGATTTCTAGTGATGGGAGAGGTGGCTCCAGACAAGGCGAGGAACGGCGAGATAGAATTAGATCAGAGCAGGATCATCTGCCCCTACAGAAGATTCACATGACATCAGAAAACCAGCTGCAAGTTAAAGAACTGCTGAGAGAACTTCAGAATCAGGAATACAACACACCAAACAG CTCAGACTGTGaggcagaggaagaggaggaagagtaTGATGAGCTGGACCACCGTgaggatggtcagttctggagcACTCATGATGATGGAGTTGAGTGTGCAGAGAACGGCGTGTATGCGGAAGATTATAAGGAAGAGACACAAGCCAAAAAAGAGCCGGCTGTTTCCCTGTTTGCTTTAGGCACTCTCTGCAG GTATGGCTTTGATCGTGCCCAGAGTAGGCAAGCCCTGGAAGGCAGCTCAGGGTGGAGTAATGGACAAGGTGAAGTTGGAGCAACATTAGAGTTCCTCCTCTCTCAGATGTTCGCTGAGAGATTTGGTTCCACTGCCCTCGGCCCTCAGGTGCCTGACCCTCCCTCACGGAAGGAATGTGTGGCCCTTCGCCAGGAGGAGGCCCTCGCTTTAACTGCCATATATGGGGAACGCTTCTGTGAGCGAATCAACGACCGTGTCTGGACTGTCATTCTGGATCTTCTGTGGTTCACTGAGGGTCGTAGCAGGTCCTCAGAATCAACCACTGATGGACATCAAACAGGGTCTTCATCCACTCAGTTGTGCAAGTTCTACCTAAAAGGAGGATGTAAGTTCGGAAGCCGCTGCAAGTTCAAACACCAAAGCCAAACAGAGTCCAGTGGCCACAGAGACCCACATGGACCCAGTCAACCTGGGTTTAGTAGTAATGAAAAACCTGTTTACCAACTGGAAGTCCGCTTTCAATCAGGAAGTCGTTACCCCTTCCAGCCACCATTAGCTGCCTTCAGTACCACTGATAATGCAATCGCTGGAGCAGGACGCCTTAATGTGACAGAGTATCTTTTCAGCCAGTCACTTACAGCTGCACAAGAGGGTGAGCCAGTGGTCTACACCCTCATCTCCtgccttgaagaagatgggccaATAAGAGAGCTCCTTTCAGCTTCTCATCATAAATACAGTGCCCCACCCCCTGTGATGGCTCCACCTGCTGTCACCACAAGGAGCCGGGGCTCTAAGAGCAGCACAAACAACAGCATGCCAGCCAGCACTAGAGCTACATCCAGATCAACTGACATCCCAACCTCAGCGATCACCCCTATTAGAGTTAGACACACAGAAG AGTGTCTCAACAAAGAGGATGTAGAAGATGATGAGGAATATGATGAAGACAGTGAAGAATCTGTTCCTGTGGAGAATGAGAGCTATGTGAACTTCAGGAAGACTATGGGGAAGAAGGCTGAGACTAGAGCTGAAGACATTCTGAAGGAGAACAGGAAACTTTGCAGAGAGTTCACAAGAAAATCG TCTTCCAGGCGCTATAGCTCCATGCAGCAGCAGAGGTGCAAGCTGCCTGTgtgggaggagaaggagaacatTCTGCGCTCTCTGGATAAGAATCAGGTTCTCGTGATCAGTGGGATGACTGG GTGTGGTAAGACCACACAGATCCCCCAGTTTATCTTGGATGATTCACTGAGCAGGCGACAAGGGGCTGTGTCCAACATTATATGTACTCAGCCACGGCGCATCTCTGCCATTGCTGTGGCAACAAGGGTTGCGCAGGAGCGGGCAGAGGCTCTGGGCCACTCCACCGGGTACCAGATACGCTTGGAGACTGTCAGG TCCTCCAGTACTAGGCTGTTGTTCTGCACCACCGGTGTTTTGTTACGGAGATTAGAGGGAGATGCTGAGCTTCGTGGGGTCACCCATGTCATTGTGGATGAGGTCCATGAGCGCACAGAAGAGAG TGACTTCTTATTGCTGGTTCTGAAGGATCTGATGATGCAGAGGTCAGATCTGAAGATCATCCTGATGAGTGCTACTCTCAATGCTGATCTTTTCTCCCAGTATTTTCAAAATTGCCCCACTATCCACATTCCAG GACGTACATTCCCGGTGGAGCAGTTTTTCCTTGAAGATGCCATTGCTAAGACTAG GTATGTGATAGAGGATGGCAGCCCATACCGGCGCTCAGCAAAACAGAATGGCCCATCCAATCAAAGGGGCAAGGCTGGGAAAGGACGGCCTGTTGAGGACATGAACGACGATGATGGTTGGTCATTCACCTCCTTCATGAGGAAAGATGCAGTGAAAGACTCTATCCCTGACCAGCAGCTCAGTCAGCAGGATCTCACACTGCGATATCCAA ATTACTCAAAGTCTGTGGTGAAAACCCTGGCTGCAATGGACCTGGATAAAATCAACATGGATCTCCTGGAAAGTGTCCTAGAGTGGATTGTAGATGGAGACCACAGCTTCCCTCCAG GTGCTGTTTTGGTCTTCCTGCCTGGGTTAGCTGAGATAAAGCAACTGTATGAGCAGCTGCAGTCCAACAGAATGTTCAACAATAGAACAGCTAAGAG GTGTGTGGTGTATCCACTCCACTCCTCGCTGTCCAGTGAGGAGCAGCAGGCAGTGTTTTTACGTCCACCAGAGGGCATCACCAAAATCATCATCTCCACTAACATTGCAGAGACATCAGTAACCATCGATGATGTAGTATATGTCATTGACTCTggcagaatgaaagagaaaag GTATGATGCCAGCCGCAGTATGGAGAGTTTGGAAGATGTGTGGGTGTCTCGTGCTAACGCTCTGCAGAGGAAAGGGCGCGCAGGCCGCGTGGCATCTGGAGTCTGTTTCCACCTATTCACCAGCCACTGCTTCATCCACCACCTCAGCCAGCAACAACTCCCTGAGATCCAGAGAATACCTCTGGAGCAGCTGTGCCTCAG GATTAAAGTGTTGGAGATGTTCTCCGAGCGTACCCTGGACTCTGTGTTCTCTCGCCTCATAGAGCCTCCAACAAGTGGCAGTCTGGAGGCTGCCAAGGAAAGGCTGTGTGCTCTTGGGGCTCTGACGGAAGCCGAATGTCTGACTCCACTGGGCTGGCATTTGGCCTGTCTCCCTGTGGATGTCCGCATTGGAAAGCTGATGCTGCTGGGAGCCATTTTCCGCTGCTTGGACCCAGCACTCACAATCGCTGCCAGCCTGGCCTTCAAGAGCCCTTTC GTCTCTCCATGGGATAAACGAGAGGAGGCTAATGAGAGTAAATTAAGTTTTTCTCTTGCCAACAGTGACCATCTTGCTCTGCTGCAGGCATACAAG GGCTGGTGTAGTGCAGAACATAATAGCTCCAAGGCTGGCTATCAGTACTGCAGAGAGAACTTTTTGTCTATTCGAGGCCTACAG GAGATAGCATGTCTCAAAAGACAGTTTGCAGAGCTTCTGTCTGATATTGGCTTTGTAAAGGATGGATTGAAGGccagagacatagagagaaagagctcCAAAGGAACTGATGGAGTGTTGGAAGCCACAGGCTATGAG GCAAATCTGAATGCTGATAACACAAAGCTGATGTCAGCAATGCTGTGTGCTGCCCTTTATCCCAATGTAGTCCAG GTGCGAACTCCACAGGGAAAGTTTAAGCAGACAAGCAAGGGGGCTGTTAAGATGCAGTCTAAAGCAGAGGAGCTTCGCTTTGTGACTAAAAATGATGGGGCAGTTCATATACACCCATCATCTGTCAACTTTACG GTGCGTCACTATGACAGTCCATACCTGGTCTATCATGAGAAGGTGAAGACCAGCAGGGTGTTTATCCGCGATTGCACTATGGTATGCATGTATCCCATGGTGTTGTTTGGTGGGGGGCAGGTGAACGTGGAGCTGCAGCGAGGCGAGTTCATCATCTCTCTGGATGACGGCTGGATTCGATTTGCTGCCGCCTCACATCAG gtggctgagctggtgaaGGAGCTGCGTTGGGAACTGGATCAGCTTTTAGAGGAGAAGATCAAAAACCCCAGCATGGACCTGATCACCTGCCCACGAGGCTCCCGCATTATACAAACCATTGTGTCTCTTATCTCAACCCAGTAA
- the cisd1 gene encoding CDGSH iron-sulfur domain-containing protein 1 has product MSNSHSMSKAELITALSVTAGAAAVGVLVYKTFFSKDKCAKPKVNLDFQKDNPKVVHAFDIEDLGDKAVYCRCWRSKKFPYCDGAHTKHNQETGDNVGPLIIKRKDA; this is encoded by the exons ATGAGTAATTCACACTCTATGTCTAAAG CTGAGTTGATAACGGCTCTCTCCGTCACTGCTGGAGCTGCAGCTGTGGGAGTTCTGGTctacaaaacatttttctccAAAGACAAATGCGCAAAACCAAAGGTGAACCTGGACTTCCAGAAAGACAACCCCAAAGTGGTGCATGCATTTGACATTGAGGACCTCGGTGATAAAGCTGTGTACTGTAGATGTTGGAGGTCTAAAAAG TTCCCGTACTGCGATGGTGCTCATACAAAACACAATCAGGAGACGGGGGACAATGTGGGCCCCTTGATCATAAAACGCAAGGACGCATGA